A region of uncultured Desulfobacter sp. DNA encodes the following proteins:
- a CDS encoding ATP-binding protein: MEEIKAFPGLPERFSQGWKGNAAIITLLVLMMAGYYYWQLGAAERAFIAHMEEDARMVANVIGLNAERALLSRKIIEQVMETFLGNTARFVAYLDNIEPFTDKELSAFASESGLSGIRIVRKNGDVQGPANWFPAGANACSRERICHLPVAGLYLFFWHQTNGTGSIQLGVPDARILEMGKRVGLETLLRHLRGLGGIRYIHLMSSDTNSAKAPEFKLTEETAEIRLSLNREDLVVGMEARHFFERRALLRHEFFMFTGVLLTLGFFFSWILFRYQNFFLNQILQYERKLAKEQEDAALGRASSAITHEIRNPLNAISMGLQRLQIEADDLCEEHRVLVETLLEAVRRTDGIIRDLKRYAHPVVPRLSPVSLPGIIEKILTLYRVPMEEAEITADLHVDGPGTVQADPDLISEVVENLVKNAVEAQPGGGDLSIRISSLDAKVQLAMENGGYPGRPDEIHKMTEPYVTTKTRGSGLGLAIATRIARAHDGSLHLFSPEPGRFRVSILLPVDGPQPLTRKESE; this comes from the coding sequence ATTATTACTGGCAGCTTGGGGCAGCCGAACGTGCCTTTATCGCGCATATGGAAGAAGACGCCCGAATGGTGGCAAATGTCATCGGACTGAACGCAGAACGGGCACTGCTCTCCCGTAAAATCATCGAACAGGTCATGGAAACCTTTCTGGGAAATACAGCCCGGTTCGTGGCATATTTGGACAATATAGAACCCTTTACTGACAAGGAACTTTCCGCATTCGCATCCGAATCCGGCCTTAGCGGCATCAGAATTGTCCGAAAGAACGGGGATGTCCAGGGCCCTGCCAACTGGTTTCCAGCCGGGGCAAACGCCTGCTCCCGGGAACGGATCTGCCATCTTCCTGTGGCCGGACTCTATCTTTTCTTCTGGCACCAAACCAATGGAACAGGATCTATCCAGCTGGGGGTCCCTGATGCCCGAATCCTGGAAATGGGAAAACGGGTGGGCCTGGAAACACTTCTCCGGCACCTCCGGGGTCTTGGGGGAATCCGGTATATCCATCTAATGTCATCCGACACCAACAGTGCAAAGGCTCCTGAGTTTAAACTGACCGAGGAAACGGCCGAAATCCGCCTTTCCCTTAACCGGGAAGATCTGGTGGTGGGCATGGAGGCCCGGCATTTTTTTGAACGCCGGGCCCTTTTGAGACATGAGTTTTTTATGTTCACCGGTGTACTGCTCACCCTGGGTTTTTTTTTCTCATGGATTCTTTTCCGCTATCAGAACTTTTTTTTAAACCAGATTCTGCAATATGAACGAAAACTGGCAAAAGAACAGGAAGACGCTGCCCTGGGGCGGGCGTCATCTGCCATTACCCACGAAATCAGAAACCCGTTGAATGCCATCAGCATGGGGCTTCAGCGCCTTCAGATTGAGGCGGATGATCTTTGCGAAGAACATCGGGTCCTTGTGGAGACCCTGCTGGAAGCAGTCCGGCGCACCGACGGTATTATCCGGGACTTAAAGCGGTATGCCCATCCGGTGGTGCCCCGGCTCAGCCCGGTTTCTCTACCGGGCATTATAGAAAAGATCCTGACCCTGTACCGCGTCCCCATGGAAGAAGCCGAAATTACAGCTGACCTTCATGTGGATGGGCCGGGAACGGTTCAGGCTGATCCGGACCTCATCAGCGAAGTGGTCGAAAACCTGGTCAAGAATGCTGTGGAAGCCCAGCCTGGCGGAGGAGATCTCTCCATACGCATAAGCAGCCTGGACGCCAAGGTGCAGCTGGCCATGGAAAACGGCGGGTACCCGGGTAGACCTGACGAAATCCACAAAATGACAGAGCCTTATGTCACGACCAAAACAAGGGGATCGGGTCTGGGGTTGGCCATCGCAACCCGAATTGCCCGGGCCCATGACGGAAGCCTCCATCTTTTTTCACCTGAACCGGGACGGTTCCGGGTGTCGATCCTGCTGCCAGTGGACGGTCCCCAACCCCTTACCCGGAAAGAATCTGAATAA